One genomic window of Plasmodium coatneyi strain Hackeri chromosome 12, complete sequence includes the following:
- a CDS encoding Proteasome subunit beta type, protein MKLEYINALKEESGGFNFENIKRNEILKEKGITFPNFRKTGTTICGLVCQNAVILGADTRATEGPIVADKNCSKLHYISKNIYCAGAGVAGDLEHTTLWLQHNVELHRLNTNTQPRVAMCVSRLTQELFKYQGYKVCAIVLGGVDVTGPQLYGIHPHGSSCLLPFTALGSGSLSAMAVLEAKYRDNMTIEEGKELVCEAICAGIFNDLGSGGNVDICVITKDGSHHIRPYKQPNVRLYHLAQPTVFPKGTTPVLCQKIENIKKYITVEDA, encoded by the coding sequence ATGAAACTCGAATATATTAATGCgctgaaagaagaaagtggaggatttaattttgaaaatatcaAGAGAAATGaaattttgaaggaaaaaggaataacctTCCCCAATTTTCGAAAAACGGGAACAACCATATGTGGCTTGGTATGCCAGAATGCGGTTATTTTGGGAGCTGATACCAGAGCTACGGAAGGTCCAATAGTAGCAGATAAAAATTGTAGCAAATTACACTatataagtaaaaatatatactgtGCAGGTGCAGGGGTCGCTGGAGACTTGGAGCATACTACCTTATGGTTGCAGCACAATGTCGAATTGCACCGTTTAAATACGAACACACAACCCCGAGTAGCCATGTGCGTTTCAAGATTGACACAAGAACTGTTTAAGTACCAAGGATATAAAGTGTGTGCAATTGTGTTAGGAGGGGTAGATGTTACCGGCCCTCAGTTGTATGGTATTCACCCACATGGCTCTTCCTGTTTGTTACCCTTCACGGCTTTAGGGTCTGGATCCCTTAGTGCTATGGCCGTATTGGAGGCTAAGTACAGGGATAATATGACTatagaagaagggaaagaactCGTGTGCGAAGCTATATGTGCAGGTATTTTTAACGATCTGGGTTCAGGTGGAAATGTGGACATTTGCGTTATAACGAAGGATGGTTCGCATCACATAAGACCGTATAAGCAGCCGAACGTTCGATTATATCACCTGGCGCAACCGACCGTTTTTCCGAAGGGAACCACCCCTGTGTTGTgccaaaaaattgaaaatataaaaaaatacatcacTGTGGAGGATGCATGA